Proteins from a single region of Juglans microcarpa x Juglans regia isolate MS1-56 chromosome 5S, Jm3101_v1.0, whole genome shotgun sequence:
- the LOC121267691 gene encoding kinesin-like protein KIN-4C isoform X3 → MPCHWNLNLQDSLGRSSKTVMIACVSPADTNVEETIKALKYADRAHNSQNKAVINRDLMAAQGQRMTCSNISSTSDDGAQKLNILEAQVAQLLKQIHRTDKAAKRLLESRKASPSCETSSAGNGNGPGIQTLMQAIEHQLEVTVRVYEVCAEYERQLEVFI, encoded by the exons ATGCCTTGTCATTGGAATTTGAATCTGCAGGATTCTCTTGGAAGGAGCAGCAAAACAGTCATGATTG CTTGTGTCAGTCCTGCTGATACAAATGTTGAGGAAACAATAAAGGCTCTGAAGTATGCTGATCGTGCCCATAATAGTCAGAACAAGGCAGTT ATCAACCGTGATCTAATGGCAGCTCAGGGGCAGAGAATGACGTGCTCAAATATTTCATCGACTTCTGATGATGGTGCTCAAAAGTTGAATATCCTGGAGGCACAG GTTGCTCAACTTTTGAAACAAATACATAGAACCGACAAGGCAGCAAAACGACTTCTAGAATCTCGAAAGGCTTCCCCCTCATGCGAAACTTCCA GTGCTGGAAATGGAAATGGTCCTGGAATTCAG ACTCTGATGCAGGCAATTGAACATCAGCTTGAAGTCACCGTGCGGGTATATGAAGTATGTGCTGAGTATGAGCGTCAATTGGAAG tatttatttaa
- the LOC121267691 gene encoding kinesin-like protein KIN-4C isoform X4 — MPCHWNLNLQDSLGRSSKTVMIACVSPADTNVEETIKALKYADRAHNSQNKAVINRDLMAAQGQRMTCSNISSTSDDGAQKLNILEAQVAQLLKQIHRTDKAAKRLLESRKASPSCETSSAGNGNGPGIQTLMQAIEHQLEVTVRVYEVCAEYERQLEE, encoded by the exons ATGCCTTGTCATTGGAATTTGAATCTGCAGGATTCTCTTGGAAGGAGCAGCAAAACAGTCATGATTG CTTGTGTCAGTCCTGCTGATACAAATGTTGAGGAAACAATAAAGGCTCTGAAGTATGCTGATCGTGCCCATAATAGTCAGAACAAGGCAGTT ATCAACCGTGATCTAATGGCAGCTCAGGGGCAGAGAATGACGTGCTCAAATATTTCATCGACTTCTGATGATGGTGCTCAAAAGTTGAATATCCTGGAGGCACAG GTTGCTCAACTTTTGAAACAAATACATAGAACCGACAAGGCAGCAAAACGACTTCTAGAATCTCGAAAGGCTTCCCCCTCATGCGAAACTTCCA GTGCTGGAAATGGAAATGGTCCTGGAATTCAG ACTCTGATGCAGGCAATTGAACATCAGCTTGAAGTCACCGTGCGGGTATATGAAGTATGTGCTGAGTATGAGCGTCAATTGGAAGAGTGA
- the LOC121267226 gene encoding kinesin-like protein KIN-4C — MGSPCSALNDDSVAPLVDALFYGYNATVLAYGQTGSGKMYTMGTNYTGEESNGGIKPKAMESIIRRVEAMKDSTKVFIKIFEDKVFDLLDPYSSVFFKAKGASFAKPTTHARVPIQIRETFLTSVYDSFHHFFSQSHAIFTITMEQNKISHCLAGAKNDDLGDDILHAKLHLVDLAGFIRAKRSGADGMRFKEGIHINKDLLALGNVISASGDKKKRKEGGHVPYRDSKLTCLLQDSLGRSSKTILIACVNPADTNVEETINTLKYAQIVLITGRARQFVYNLLTRYLLYAGAENGNGPGIQGRVAGNDQEPYTWRPLPNKEKYELVEDCVDDDDDKSGTRDLRKCVVQRLKSHDTLVRLNLLRISKKHNSPTMLKQVVLINVEAELL, encoded by the exons ATGGGCTCGCCTTGTTCTGCTCTCAATGATGATTCTGTTGCTCCTCTTGTTGATGCGCTATTCTATGGATACAATGCCACAGTTCTTGCATATGGCCAg ACGGGGTCTGGGAAAATGTACACGATGGGGACTAACTATACAGGGGAAGAAAGTAATGGTGGAATTAAACCTAAAGCAATGGAAAGTATAATCCGAAGGGTTGAGGCGATGAAAGATTCCACAAAAGTTTTTATCAAA ATATTCGAGGACAAAGTGTTTGATTTGCTTGATCCATATTCATCGGTCTTCTTTAAAGCTAAAGGGGCATCTTTTGCAAAGCCCACAACGCATGCAAGAGTTCCCATACAAATAAGAGAAACG TTTCTAACGTCCGTTTATGATTCATTTCACCATTTTTTCAGTCAGTCACATGCTATCTTTACAATTACAatggaacaaaacaaaatttctcACTGCCTGGCTGGAGCAAAAAATGATGACCTTGGTGATGATATCTTACATGCAAAACTACATTTAGTCGATCTTGCTGGTTTTATACGTGCAAAAAGATCAGGTGCAGATGGAATGCGTTTCAAAGAAG GCATACATATCAATAAGGATCTACTGGCTCTTGGCAATGTGATAAGTGCTTCGGGAGataagaaaaagaggaaagaaggaGGCCATGTTCCATATCGTGATAGCAAGTTAACGTGCTTGTTACAG GATTCTCTTGGAAGGAGCAGCAAAACAATCTTGATTG CTTGTGTCAATCCTGCTGATACAAATGTTGAGGAAACGATAAACACTCTGAAGTATGCACAGATCGTGCTCATAACAGGCAGAGCAAGGCAgtt TGTTTATAACTTGTTGACGAGATATCTTTTATATGCAGGTGCTGAAAATGGAAATGGTCCTGGAATTCAG GGTAGAGTTGCAGGGAACGATCAAGAACCTTACACATGGAGACCGTTGCCCAACAAAGAAAA GTATGAGCTGGTGGAGGATTGCGTGGACGATGATGACGACAAGAGTGGAACACGTGACTTGAGGAAATGTGTTGTGCAAAGGCTTAAATCGCACGATACTCTTGTTCGA ttaaatttacTTAGAATATCGAAGAAGCATAACTCTCCAACAATGTTGAAGCAAGTGGTGTTGATCAATGTTGAAGCAGAACTCTTGTAG
- the LOC121267691 gene encoding kinesin-like protein KIN-4C isoform X2, with product MPCHWNLNLQDSLGRSSKTVMIACVSPADTNVEETIKALKYADRAHNSQNKAVINRDLMAAQGQRMTCSNISSTSDDGAQKLNILEAQVAQLLKQIHRTDKAAKRLLESRKASPSCETSSAGNGNGPGIQTLMQAIEHQLEVTVRVYEVCAEYERQLEELSCFICFIFLSLKI from the exons ATGCCTTGTCATTGGAATTTGAATCTGCAGGATTCTCTTGGAAGGAGCAGCAAAACAGTCATGATTG CTTGTGTCAGTCCTGCTGATACAAATGTTGAGGAAACAATAAAGGCTCTGAAGTATGCTGATCGTGCCCATAATAGTCAGAACAAGGCAGTT ATCAACCGTGATCTAATGGCAGCTCAGGGGCAGAGAATGACGTGCTCAAATATTTCATCGACTTCTGATGATGGTGCTCAAAAGTTGAATATCCTGGAGGCACAG GTTGCTCAACTTTTGAAACAAATACATAGAACCGACAAGGCAGCAAAACGACTTCTAGAATCTCGAAAGGCTTCCCCCTCATGCGAAACTTCCA GTGCTGGAAATGGAAATGGTCCTGGAATTCAG ACTCTGATGCAGGCAATTGAACATCAGCTTGAAGTCACCGTGCGGGTATATGAAGTATGTGCTGAGTATGAGCGTCAATTGGAAGA
- the LOC121267228 gene encoding kinesin-like protein KIN-4C — protein MSGSRTRSLPPSPTGTIRSGAFFPLASVHIKIEISEVKNADSSQCMRVAINIQPLITSELLLGCTDCISVVPNELQVQIGSHSFTYDYVYGGIGSPCSALYDDCVAPLVDALFHRYNATVLAYGQTGSGKTYTMGTNYTGEERNGGIIPKAMESIFRRVEAMKDSTKFFYQSIIH, from the exons ATGAGCGGTTCTCGCACTCGTTCGCTGCCTCCATCTCCTACAGGAACAATCAGGTCCGGCGCTTTCTTCCCTTTGGCTTCGGTTCACATCAAG ATAGAGATTTCGGAAGTGAAGAATGCAGATTCTTCGCAATGCATGCGAGTCGCAATTAACATCCAGCCTTTGATTACGTCTGAGCTCCTACTCGGCTGTACGGATTGCATTTCGGTCGTTCCCAACGAACTTCAG GTGCAAATCGGGTCCCATTCATTCACCTATGATTATGTTTATGGCGGCATAGGCTCGCCTTGTTCTGCTCTCTATGATGATTGTGTTGCTCCTCTTGTTGATGCGCTATTCCATAGATACAATGCCACAGTTCTTGCATATGGCCAA ACGGGGTCTGGGAAAACGTACACGATGGGGACTAACTATACAGGGGAAGAAAGGAATGGTGGAATTATACCTAAAGCAATGGAAAGTATATTCCGAAGGGTTGAGGCGATGAAAGATTCcacgaaatttttttatcaaagtaTCATTCATTAA